The Juglans microcarpa x Juglans regia isolate MS1-56 chromosome 2D, Jm3101_v1.0, whole genome shotgun sequence DNA window GACCGAATTTTATCAAATAgcaaacaatataaaataaaaaagataacaatAACTTTTATACTAAGCCACAAGcggtaaaaaaagaaaagaattaaatAAGAGTTGCAGAAGTggtgagaaaaaaataacaattggaaaaaaaaattggcagaaCCTAAGAGAAAATCAGAACGTAGTAGAGGTTAAGGGCAAAGTGGGAAATGGATAAAAAGTAGAGggcaaaatcaagaaaaaatgtttaatttaaaaCAGTCGGTGCAATCGGTGCAAACAGTGATAAAGAAGGTAAGAAAAAGATAgctaaaaaatgaagaaaaaaagataagagTAAGAGCTGCTTACTTTGTCGACATTGGctcttatattatataagatatataaaacCTCATAGATTGGCTTGAAACACGAAATAAAAGTTCGGCTCTCATTGTACTGGTCTATGTGGCCTCGGTTGTTCTTAGCCATAAAACAAAACGTCTTTGCGCGCGATTGGTCTATGTGGCTTCTCCTCGATACTTTTGAGATCTCTTCGATTCTTGAAAGGTTACTCCGCACTTCATGCATTCAACACACCTTTTGCCCCAAAAAGCACACGTATCGGTCTTGATTCGGATCAAATCTGCTTCCTTCGCCGTCACCGACGACATGCCCGCTGGCAAGCTCATGTACCCGCCCGAGCAGGAGATTAAGGAggcggaggaggaggagggatgGGTGTGGACTCAAATAAAGACCGAGGCTCGTCGCGATGCGGAGGCGGAGCCAGCGCTTGCGAGCTACCTGTACTCGACGATACTGTCTCACTCTTCGCTGGAGCGCTCGCTATCGTTCCACCTTGGGAACAAGCTGTGCTCTTCCACTCTCCTCTCCACTCTCCTCTACGATCTCTTCCTCAACGCCTTATCCTCTGATCACAACATCCGCTCCGCCACTGTCGCCGATCTCCGCGCCGCCCGCGTCCGTGACCCCGCTTGCGTTTCCTTCTCCCACTGCCTCCTCAACTACAAGGGCTTCCTGGCCTGTCAGGTACCTTCACTGAATGTATCCGATCAGTGTTAAGCGCTCTTATTTTTCTCCCATCTAGGGTCCTAATTGAAATGGATGGCATAGGGGTTTAGATTCAGCAGTATGATATTTCTATGAAGTTGGGGTAATTATGTATATGATGTACTACTTGTCAGGCTCATCGAGTGGCTCACAAGCTGTGGACGCAGTCGCGGCGGCCACTTGCTCTGGCGCTCCACTCCCGAGTCTCCGACGTATTCGCGGTGGACATTCACCCGGCAGCGAGGATTGGGAAAGGGGTTCTGTTTGATCACGCAACAGGCGTGGTGGTGGGCGAGACAGCTGTGATTGGGAACAACGTGTCAATCCTGCATCATGTCACGCTAGGTGGGACTGGAAAGGTTGGGGGTGACAGGCACCCCAAGATTGGAGATGGTGTGCTGATTGGAGCGGGCGCAACCATTTTGGGGAATGTAAGGATTGGGGAGGGGGCAAAGATCGGGGCAGGCTCGGTGGTTCTGATTGACGTTCCGCCTCGGACCACAGCAGTAGGGAAC harbors:
- the LOC121250417 gene encoding serine acetyltransferase 5-like: MHSTHLLPQKAHVSVLIRIKSASFAVTDDMPAGKLMYPPEQEIKEAEEEEGWVWTQIKTEARRDAEAEPALASYLYSTILSHSSLERSLSFHLGNKLCSSTLLSTLLYDLFLNALSSDHNIRSATVADLRAARVRDPACVSFSHCLLNYKGFLACQAHRVAHKLWTQSRRPLALALHSRVSDVFAVDIHPAARIGKGVLFDHATGVVVGETAVIGNNVSILHHVTLGGTGKVGGDRHPKIGDGVLIGAGATILGNVRIGEGAKIGAGSVVLIDVPPRTTAVGNPARLVGGKERPAKHEDVPGESMDHTSFISEWSDYII